In Flammeovirgaceae bacterium, the sequence GGCTGTGAATTTTTCATTATCCATAACCATGGCGAAGTTTTTAACCGCGATGGTGGTTTCGGCCATTTTGCCGGAATTGTTTTTTATGCCGGCACTGAAAGCCATGTCCTGCAGCGGCAGGGGAAACTCCGATGACTTGACGTACCCGTTTGCCAGCGACATGGCCGCATCAATGGAGGGTATGGTTTTTTTCAGGCTGTCGTAAACACCTTTTGCTGTAAGGTTAATGGCGTAGTTTCCTTTCAGGTCAAGCCCCTGCACAGGGAACATCTTACTCACTTCGGCCAGGTTTAGTTTTGCCTGCAGGTTGGCATCAACCTGAGTAGGATAAAGTTTGCTGATGAGGGCGCGGGCATCGAATGGATTAGATCCGAAATCCATGTGAAATTTCTTTACATCAATCACCGTGTTATCGATCACACCGTCTTTATTGTCCACCAGCATGTCGAGATTAATGTTGTTAATGGGTGTGGGCAGATCGGGGTATTTAAACATGGCATCGGTTACCTTGAGGTTTACATTGAACGCGGGCATCTGCTTTTCACTGTAAATTCCTTTTACAAAACCATCAAAGGCCAGTTCCCCATCTGTCTGGATATTTTTAAAACTTTCGGAATACATGCCGGGAACCAGTGAGAGCAAACTTTTGAAGGTGTTTTCGGGGCTTTTAAATGAAATGTCCATGTCGAAATTATCGTCATTCATTTTCAGCCAGCCGTCAAAACTCATGGCGAAGTCGTTAATCTTTGCCGCATTTTCTTTAAAGGTGTATTTGGTGTACTCTTCACTTATCGAAATAACGGCATCAATCTGGGCACGCTTGTTGGCCAGGTACATGTCACCGGCATAGCCAACATTAACCGTATCCACCACGGTTGAAGTTTTCAGGTCAAACGAAGCCTGTGAAAAATCACCGCTTCCTTTGTGATTCATGTTTTTGAGTTCAAGTAAAAACGGAATGGACTTATCGTCATACACCACATCGCCCTCAACCACCTGCCAGTGATCAATGCCAAATGAAAATTCACCTGCCTCTTCGGAGGTTGCAGTCGTATCGCCCGCAGGAATAGCAATGTCGTAATTGGCGCGGCCGTCTTCCAATACACGCACGTTAATAATGGGCCGGATTAATGAAATGCCCTTAATCCTGAGTTTATCGCCAAACAGAATATCTTTCAGGTTTACTTCAACTTCCAGCTTTTCCGTAGCAAACAACACTTCACCGGCAAAGGGTTCGCGGTTGATCACGCCAAAATCACGCATTTCAACCGTGATGTTGGGGAAATTACGGAACAGGGTGAGGCTGAACTTATCGGCATCAAATACCACATCGGCATTCACCGATTTGGCCAGCTCACGGTCGATGGCCGCTTTGATGTCATCTTTAAAAACAATCGGCAAAACGAAAGCAGCGGCAACCAACACAACCACAAAAATCAACAATCCGATGGCAATCTTCTTGAACATATTCTTTAAGGTTTAACAGGACTGTAAAAGTACGAAACCGGCCGCGTAAATGCCGGTTAAGTTTCGGTCAAATCGGGTGCCGGCTTACATCCAACGAATAAGCCAATCCATTATTTTTTTTGCCCGATTGGTATAGGGTGGGTAAAAAAGTTGAACAGAAGTAAAACCGCTTCGCTGCCGTAATACAGGTTTTTCATTTGAGAATGCCAAAAAGCCGTAATACCCGTGCGATTTACCGATGCCGCTGTTGTTTACCCCGCCAAAAGGCAGGTTAGGATGAAGAAAGTGAATGGCACAATCGTTTATGCAGGCTGCGCCTGATGAGGTATTGGCCAGTATTTCACGCTGTTCTTTCTTGTTGGTACCAAAAATATACAGGGCCAGCGGCTTGGGTTTTTGATTGATAAACCGGACGGCCTCATTGATTGTTTGATACGCAACAACGGGCAGCACCGGTCCGAAAATTTCTTCTTCAAGTACCCGCGAATGTTCCGGAACCTGCGAGAGAATAACCGGATGGATGAGCCGCGCAACTGCATCAACCGGCCCGCTCATTTCAACCCGGGCGCCTTTATTTATAGCGTCCTGAACAAGTTCATGGACACGGTTAAAATGCTTTTCATTAACGATGCGGGCATAGTAAGGCGACTTTTCGATGGAACCATCAACAGCAAAACGTTTTAACGTTTCCTCACACAATGCGGTAACGAAATTTTGCACGACCGATTCGTGCACCAGTACATAGTCAGGGGCAATACAGGTTTGGCCGTTATTGATAAACTTGGCCACAGCAATCCTGCGGGCTGCATCGCGCAACCGGACTGAAGGCGTTACAATAACAGGCGATTTGCCACCTAATTCAAGTGTAACTGAAGTAAGGTGTTTAGCCGCAGCCTGCATTACTACCTTACCAATGGCCGGGCTGCCGGTAAAAAAAATATGGTCAAATGGTAGCCCCAGTAATTGCTGCGACACCCCTACACCACCTTCGAAAACAGCAACAACCGATTCGTCAAACAGATCAGAGCAAAGTTTGGCAACGACAGCCGATGTAGCTGGAGTGAGTTCGGACGGTTTAATAATGGCGCTGTTGCCGGCCGCCAGCGCAGAAACTAACGGGCCGATGGACAGATTGAACGGGTAATTCCAGGGAGCGATGATGAGGCAAACGCCTTTCGGTTCATATACAATGGCCGACCGTGTGCCCAGCATGGTTACCGGTGCATCAACTTTTACCGGCTTTGTCCAGCGATCCAGGTTGGTCAGGGCATGGTCAATCTCAGTGAGTACAGCAAAAATTTCAGTGGCATCGGTTTCAACTTCAGGTTTTCTGAAGTCGGCATAAATGGCCTGTTGTATAAGCCTGCGGTTCGTTTTAATCCAGCCGGCAAGCGCCTTCAACCGCTTTTTGCGCATCGAAATTGATTCGGTACGCAATACCCAGACTGATTGCTTTTGCCGGTTGAAAATCTCGTTAATCCTATCTGTGGCTGTGAAATCGCCAATAGCAGCTCTCATAAAGCGAAAGTTGGCGAATTCTGCGAACCTCCCAAATGTTAATTAAATGTTACGTTATGCTTTGATTTTATTAATCTATAATTAATTTTGTTAACATTAGCTTAACATTTAGATAACAATGAGGGGGTTGGGCTTGGTTTTAATGTTGATTTGGGCCTTTGGCGGATGGTCGAAACCGATTAATCCGGCAACAGAGCGTTATTTAGCTACTTTTTTGGCAACCAGCGGAAATGCAGGTGATCATGAGCAGTTCATCCGTCACCTGAATTACTTACAGGGAAAGCACCATAAATTCCGTTCGGAATCAGCGTTTGTACGGCACATTTTTACAAGCACGCATAGAAAATTTTTAAAGCATTTCAATGCACAAGCCACCTTCGGCCTGTTGTTTAAGGACGGCTCCTACAATTGCCTTACCGGCACAATCCTTTACTCGTTAATTCTTTCCGATTTCAATATCCGTCATCAGGTAATTGAAACCAACTACCACATTTTCATTTTAGTCAATACAGAAGTTGGTGAGCTTTTGCTGGAGGCCACTGACCCGATAAACGGGCTTGTAATCGGGGCTGACGAAATTTCAAAGCGAATGCGGGCCTATAAAGCCACTGCGCCAACATTGACCACTGCGGCAGATGACTACATGCACTATGATTTTTCATTTGACTTGTTTGACACGGTAACCATTGAGGAGTTGGCGGGCTTGCTCTATTATAACCTGGCGATTGAAGCGTACAACAAGCAAAACCTGGCACAAGCCGTTTTCTATCTGAACGAATCCATTAGCCGGTATTCATCACCGAGGATTGAAGAAATGGCCAGGCTGTTGCTGATAACCGTGCATGAAAGTAACCTGAACGCCAGCGAAAAATCGAGATTCAAAAAGGCGCTTCAGGCGATCCGTTACAAGGCTTTACCTGTTGTAGCCAGCCTGGAACCCTGAATCAATTTTGTAAAATGCGCACCTCTACCCTGCGATTAAGTCTGCGGGCCTCCGGTGTATTATCATGCGAAAGCGGCATGGTGCCGCCAAAGGCTTTCGTTTTTACACGCTCCTTTGAGATTCCCTTTTTTACCAGGTACTCCTTTACTTCATCTACGCGTTGCTGAGAAAGTTTTTGATTTTTTGCCGGATCTCCTGCATAATCGGTGTGCCCTTCTAACTGAATGACCATGCTTTTGTGTTCATTCATCATAGCCACCAGCAGGTCAAGTTCCTGGTAAGATGACGGATCAATTTTGGATTTGGCCTGCTCAAATATCAGGTTGTCCAACCGCATTACGGTTCCGGCCGAGTGCTTTTTGCTGACGTTGCCGGTGGTGTGGTGCAGTTCAATGTCTTTCACAATTTTACCATCGGTTGCTTCGGCCGGGTCAATCATATACTTAGCTGAAGCATAACCGGTAGCTTCAACCGTAATGGAGTACCGCTCGCCATCAAAGAGCGGAAAACTAAACGTGCTGTTGTTGATAACTCCCATGCGGTTGCCGTAGGGCAAACTCTGGTAGGTTATACGTGCCACCAACGGCTCTTTTGTATCGGCATTAAGCACCCGGCCGGAAGCAACTACCGTATTTTCTTCCTGAGCCAACAGGCCTGTTGAACTGAAACAGGAAAGAAGAATAACAATCCATCTTGCTTTCATGGCTTATGCGGTTATAGTTTAATGATTTTAAACTCAACCCTGCGGTTCTTTCTGCGGGTTTCGCGGTTGGTATTTTCAACAGCCGGTTTGGTTTCGCCAAAAAACTGAACAGCTACCCGCGAAGCCTCAATACCTTTGCTGATAAGGTACTTCTGTACCGACTTAGCCCTGCGTTCGGATAGCCCCAAATTGTATTGTTCATCTCCGATGTCGCAGGTATGCCCGTCAATTTCAACCTGCATGGCCGGCCGCTCTTTCATTAACGATACAAGCCTGTCCAGTTCAGGGAAGGATTCCGGTTTTAACGTTGCCTTATCAAAATCAAAGAAAATGTTGTTCAGCGTAATGGTTGCATTTTCATCAATGCGGGCTACCCGTATGGGTTGCAGGTTGAAGTCTTTATTCTGGATAACCATGTCTGAAGTAATGTTCCGTAAATCCAGGTTCTGGCTTTCGGAAATATGATCTTTGGCCTCTGCGCGGATGCCATACAAATGGCCGGCCGGCAATTTAATCTCATACTCACCGGTTTCGGGATTGGATTGCGCAATGCCTAACTCGGTTCCATCGGGCAGGCGCTCATAAATAATTTTAGCGCCAATGGGCTTTCCGGTTTCACCGTCAACCAGTTTACCCTTTACAGTAACCCAGGGTTCAGGACTGCGCATGATGGGTAACTTTACTCTAAAAATATCGGTGTTGGTTTCGGTTACGCCACGGGAATAATATGCATATTCACTTTCGGCCGGGATATTGAAAAACAAATCTTCCAGCGGTGAGTTTATTTCCGGGCCGAGGTTCTCGGGTTCTGACCAATTGGTCCACGTGTCATCCAACCGTTTTGAAACATAAATATCCGTACCACCATAACCGCTGAAGCCGTTGGAAGAGAAATACAGCGTCTTATCATCTGCAGCGAGAAAAGGGGCCGACTCTTCCCCTGCCGAATTGACCACCTTGCCCAGGTTAAGCGGCTCAGTCCACACGCTGTCGTCTTTCATAAATGAAACATACAAATCGCGATCGCCCTGAGAGTCTTCACGCTCAACAGACATAATCAACGTCTTCCGGTTATTAGTAAGAAAGTAGTTGGCTTTCTCGTTGAAGTTGTAATCGTTGGTAATGTTCAGTGGTACGGGTTCTGTCCACCGGCCGCCTACGTTGGAACTTACCGAAACACCGGCCAGCATTTTTCCTTTTGGTAAATATTTGTTACCTAATAACATTACTGCCGTGCGGCCATCGGGTGTAACTGAATTTATAGAGTTAACAAAATTGGGGTGCTCGTTATTAAACTGCGGGCCCATGTTTTTGGCCAGTTGCCACTTGCCGTCTTCGCCCAGTTCCGAATACCAGATGTCTTCCTTATCATTCACTCCCCCGATATTCTCCGGGTGATTCCTCCGGCTGAAGTATAAGGTCTTTCCATCAGGCGACAGGATAGGATTCAGTTCGGCATACTCACTGTTTACTTTTTCATCCAGTTGCTCAATAATGATTCCGGATGCCAAAAGCGAGGGCTTTGGAATAAAAGCGATGATTGGATAGTTTGAGTCGCTGATGGCCACCGCATCAATTCCGTAATAATCCGGTACAGCCGCTCCATCAAACTCCAGTTTAACTGCAGCCACCTTGTATGGGGTTTTCTCGACAAACAGATTCAGCATGCGGCCCTTCAGGGGTACAGCCTGCGGATTAAGTGTGCTTACTTCATATTCCTTTCCGCTTTCATCATACAATAATACCTTAAAGAGGGCGCTGGGATTGTGCGACTCAGCGATGGCGATTTGTTGAATGTTAATGGGATTGTCAAAGCCCAGTTTCAAAAACTCTTTCCGGTTGGGTTTGTCCGGTGCCCATGCGTTGGGGTTTTGTCCTCCGGCCGGCAACACGTTGGGTTTACCCAGCGCCTGCTGGGCCGAATACTGAACCGGGGTCAGTTCTGATGAAAAGCCCATAACCTTAGAGGCCCACTGTACAACCTGGGCAGGGGCATGAACAAACACTATAAGTGAGAGAAGAAGGGGGAGTAAAATTTTCTTCATGAATGCTGTGGCGGGTTTATTTTGAGGTTTAAACATAGCTAAATTTTAAAAAACCTCCGAAAAGGTACATGAATTAACCGCCTGCCCCCGGTTGTAGCCATGTATAAAAAGTTCGAATAATTAACCCTATAGGGCATGTTATTCGAATACATGCTTATTAAAAAGCAAAAATCCTACATGTAGCATTACGCCCAGGCGGTTTTCTTTATCATCATAATAGTTCAGGCTAAGGCTAACCGGGCCTATGGGCGAGTGGTACACCGGCCCGGTGGTGGCTGCAAAAAATACTTTGGTCAGTTCGCTGTCGATTACCGCTTCCTGATTGGCCCCTTGCCGGATGTACTCAATAGGCTTGAAGAGGTATCCATCCAATCGCCAGTCCAGTGTTCGGGGCTTGATAATTATAGCATGGCGCAAACCAAAAGCCAGGTAATTAAATGCCCTGAAGTTTTCGAGTATTACCGTGCGACTATCCTGCAGGGGCAAAAATGCCGGTGCATTAACAACGGTACCAAAGTAATTCCGAAACACGGGTTGATTGGAGAAAACTGCCTCAACATAATACCCCGGCCGGAACCACCCCTTACTATAAAACTGCTGAGCTGTTACCCGTAGTTGAAACCACTGAAGGTTTCGGTTTGGGCTGTTTTGAATGGACGGGTCAGCGGTGGTGCCGGCAATGTACTTTTCAGTTACATTAACATACGCAAGCGCAAGTGAGAATGCGCTGCCGGCCGATGCATACTGTTTTCTGTCAAGCGTGCTGGACGTAAACTGAAATCCTGTTTTATAACCCGCCAGATCAAGCTTATCAAGTGTATCGGTACTGTTAAATGACTTATAATTGGAATACCGGTCCTCGTTATTGAAGCCGGTAAAAGTAACATTGCTTTTAATTGTCCGCCCGATGGGCCAACCCAGGTTTAACGTGGCCTGGCGATCGAACCGGTTCAGCACGGTGGGTGAGGTTTTCTTCAGTAAATCATTGCTCTCAAGATAATCGTATCCGTTGTACATCACTTCGGGCTGTACGTAAAACCGACCAAAGAAGGGGAAATCAAGACGTGCACTGGCCAGCACCGATTGATAGAAACTGCCGGTTTGAAACGCGGTATAAAAATGACTCAATGCCCGGTTAAAATAAAAATAGTTTAAACCAAGATAAATGTTGCTTACGTTTCGGGTAGCCAGCACTCCGCCAAAATCAACCCTGAAATTTTTTTGTGGTCTCCGGGTTAGGTGCAATCGATAAAGGGAGCCAGAGGTGTCATAAGAAATACTTGGATAGATATTGTTAAAATAAGATTCCGATACCAACTTAAAATAACCTTGTTTAATTTCCGACAGGCTTAGCGGATGATTTTCGGGTTTGTCATTAAAGATCCTCCGAATATATTTTCGTTGCTTGGAATTACATGAATGAAATAAGAGCGGGCCGAAGCGTAGTGGAATTTTCTGTATGTGAAATGCTTCACGCGCTTGCGTTAGTTCCTGCACGCTGCGCTGCACCAGAATTCGTGATTTTATTTCGGGTAACATGCGCAGTGTTTGCCGGTACCCACTGTCAATCAGCGCCCGGGCCTTATCAAAGTCAAAAGAGGTGTAGCCTTTCACGTCAGGCTCAATGTAAATACCCATGCTATCCAGGTCGGCCGGATCGGAATTATCGAGCAACATGTACAATAATGAACGGGCAATAAGTTTCTCATCTTCACTGGCAGGATACTCTTTATAAATTTTTGACGACACATTGCTGCCGATAATCACATCGGGATGAAACTCCTGGCTGGCCACATCCACGGGAAAATTATTGTAAATGCCCCCATCGAACAGGTACTTTCCATCCACCCGGATGGGCGTATAGAAAAAAGGCACCGTTTGTGTTGCCCGTAAGGCATCAGCCAGCGATCCGCGTTTAAGAATTACCTGACTTTGCGTAAATACTTCGGCTGCTACCGCCCGAAACGGAACCAATAAGCTATCAAAATTTTCACGGGCAGCTGCCGAGGCCTGCGCCAGTTTTTCCTGCAACATAAAGTTTAACGAAACATCACTGGCAATACTGGCATTTAGCTGAAATGCCAGGGCCGAATCGAGCGACAGGTTCAGGGTAACAAAATCGGGTGAGTTGTCCTGACTGTAGTAATGGTAGTTATAACCGCGCTCCGGCAACCCGCGTATCCATCGTAAAAAATCATCAGACAAAACCAGCTTCTCGATTTCTTCCGGGCTGTAACCGGCCGCATAAAAGCCACCTACAATGCCCCCCATGGACGTGCCCACGACATAATCAATTGGAACGTTATGCTCTTCTAAGGCTTTTAATACACCAATGTGGGCAATGCCCTTTGCCGCACCGCCACTTAACACTAAGCCTACTTTTTGCGCAAAAGCGACCTGGGTAATCAAAAAGCCCATTACCAATCCGATAAGCTGTGTGTGCCGGCTCATGTTGTAAACATATACGAAAACCTGCACCGTAAAGTGCGCAAAAATTTAATTTTTTGGGATTATAGTGCCGAAGCCAGAATTACCTGGCTGGCCGATGGAATTGCCTGTAACCGAATCATGATCTTGGTTTTAACTTCATCAAACTGTACACGATTGACAGCCTGAATGGGTTGTGACGGGGGAAGTTCTACCTTCAGGGCATCAACCTGCTTGCCGTTTTTCCAGAACCGATAGCACAGATGCGGACCGGTAGCCAGGCCGGTGCTGCCTACATTGCCTATCCATTGTGCCTGTTTAACGCGCACCCCGCGCTGAATACCGGGAGCAATTTTCGACATGTGCAGGTATTGTGTAGTGTACGTGCTGTTGTGCCTGATTTTAACGTAGTTGCCGTTATTGGAAGTGTACCCGGCTTCTTCAACAATACCATCGCCAACCGAACGAATGGGCGTACCGGTTGGAGCTGCAAAGTCGGTGCCCAGGTGTGGTCGGTTTACTTTAAGCACCGGATGGAACCGCTTACCCGAATAACGCGAGCTGATGCGCGTAAATTCAATGGGATACTTGAGAAGCGCTTTACGTAAACTGTTTCCGCTCTCATCGAAGTAATTAAGCCCTTCGCCCTGATCAAAAGGAATGGCGTAGTAAGGGTTATTGGAATGATTAAAATAAATGCCGCTGATTTTCTGGATAGCTATCGGCCTGCCTTCAACCTGAAGTTCTTCGTAAATGAGTTTGAACTCATCGCCACGCTGCAGCCGCTGAAAATCAACCTGCCAGGCAAAAATATCAACAAACCTGTTGGTAAGTTCATAGGAGATGCCCAGTTGAGCTATGGTGTGGAATAACGTTGTTCCAATTACTCCGCTGATTTCTTTTTCAATTACCTGCACCTCGCGCTGGCAAACATCTACCCAAAGC encodes:
- a CDS encoding peptidoglycan DD-metalloendopeptidase family protein, translating into MQKVIVGSICGFLMLGLFSVNPPEQSEAQPAAVYFPVSIPNAPVTRYGVPIDNNLVIEDKIKPNQFLSDLWRQFNVPAALINQMASLPRSVFDVRKVAPDKKYTFICSADSLRTPKAFIYEPNPVDYIVFRFDESLWVDVCQREVQVIEKEISGVIGTTLFHTIAQLGISYELTNRFVDIFAWQVDFQRLQRGDEFKLIYEELQVEGRPIAIQKISGIYFNHSNNPYYAIPFDQGEGLNYFDESGNSLRKALLKYPIEFTRISSRYSGKRFHPVLKVNRPHLGTDFAAPTGTPIRSVGDGIVEEAGYTSNNGNYVKIRHNSTYTTQYLHMSKIAPGIQRGVRVKQAQWIGNVGSTGLATGPHLCYRFWKNGKQVDALKVELPPSQPIQAVNRVQFDEVKTKIMIRLQAIPSASQVILASAL
- a CDS encoding OmpA family protein, which codes for MKKILLPLLLSLIVFVHAPAQVVQWASKVMGFSSELTPVQYSAQQALGKPNVLPAGGQNPNAWAPDKPNRKEFLKLGFDNPINIQQIAIAESHNPSALFKVLLYDESGKEYEVSTLNPQAVPLKGRMLNLFVEKTPYKVAAVKLEFDGAAVPDYYGIDAVAISDSNYPIIAFIPKPSLLASGIIIEQLDEKVNSEYAELNPILSPDGKTLYFSRRNHPENIGGVNDKEDIWYSELGEDGKWQLAKNMGPQFNNEHPNFVNSINSVTPDGRTAVMLLGNKYLPKGKMLAGVSVSSNVGGRWTEPVPLNITNDYNFNEKANYFLTNNRKTLIMSVEREDSQGDRDLYVSFMKDDSVWTEPLNLGKVVNSAGEESAPFLAADDKTLYFSSNGFSGYGGTDIYVSKRLDDTWTNWSEPENLGPEINSPLEDLFFNIPAESEYAYYSRGVTETNTDIFRVKLPIMRSPEPWVTVKGKLVDGETGKPIGAKIIYERLPDGTELGIAQSNPETGEYEIKLPAGHLYGIRAEAKDHISESQNLDLRNITSDMVIQNKDFNLQPIRVARIDENATITLNNIFFDFDKATLKPESFPELDRLVSLMKERPAMQVEIDGHTCDIGDEQYNLGLSERRAKSVQKYLISKGIEASRVAVQFFGETKPAVENTNRETRRKNRRVEFKIIKL
- a CDS encoding aldehyde dehydrogenase family protein; translated protein: MRAAIGDFTATDRINEIFNRQKQSVWVLRTESISMRKKRLKALAGWIKTNRRLIQQAIYADFRKPEVETDATEIFAVLTEIDHALTNLDRWTKPVKVDAPVTMLGTRSAIVYEPKGVCLIIAPWNYPFNLSIGPLVSALAAGNSAIIKPSELTPATSAVVAKLCSDLFDESVVAVFEGGVGVSQQLLGLPFDHIFFTGSPAIGKVVMQAAAKHLTSVTLELGGKSPVIVTPSVRLRDAARRIAVAKFINNGQTCIAPDYVLVHESVVQNFVTALCEETLKRFAVDGSIEKSPYYARIVNEKHFNRVHELVQDAINKGARVEMSGPVDAVARLIHPVILSQVPEHSRVLEEEIFGPVLPVVAYQTINEAVRFINQKPKPLALYIFGTNKKEQREILANTSSGAACINDCAIHFLHPNLPFGGVNNSGIGKSHGYYGFLAFSNEKPVLRQRSGFTSVQLFYPPYTNRAKKIMDWLIRWM
- a CDS encoding OmpA family protein; this translates as MKARWIVILLSCFSSTGLLAQEENTVVASGRVLNADTKEPLVARITYQSLPYGNRMGVINNSTFSFPLFDGERYSITVEATGYASAKYMIDPAEATDGKIVKDIELHHTTGNVSKKHSAGTVMRLDNLIFEQAKSKIDPSSYQELDLLVAMMNEHKSMVIQLEGHTDYAGDPAKNQKLSQQRVDEVKEYLVKKGISKERVKTKAFGGTMPLSHDNTPEARRLNRRVEVRILQN
- a CDS encoding patatin-like phospholipase family protein; this translates as MSRHTQLIGLVMGFLITQVAFAQKVGLVLSGGAAKGIAHIGVLKALEEHNVPIDYVVGTSMGGIVGGFYAAGYSPEEIEKLVLSDDFLRWIRGLPERGYNYHYYSQDNSPDFVTLNLSLDSALAFQLNASIASDVSLNFMLQEKLAQASAAARENFDSLLVPFRAVAAEVFTQSQVILKRGSLADALRATQTVPFFYTPIRVDGKYLFDGGIYNNFPVDVASQEFHPDVIIGSNVSSKIYKEYPASEDEKLIARSLLYMLLDNSDPADLDSMGIYIEPDVKGYTSFDFDKARALIDSGYRQTLRMLPEIKSRILVQRSVQELTQAREAFHIQKIPLRFGPLLFHSCNSKQRKYIRRIFNDKPENHPLSLSEIKQGYFKLVSESYFNNIYPSISYDTSGSLYRLHLTRRPQKNFRVDFGGVLATRNVSNIYLGLNYFYFNRALSHFYTAFQTGSFYQSVLASARLDFPFFGRFYVQPEVMYNGYDYLESNDLLKKTSPTVLNRFDRQATLNLGWPIGRTIKSNVTFTGFNNEDRYSNYKSFNSTDTLDKLDLAGYKTGFQFTSSTLDRKQYASAGSAFSLALAYVNVTEKYIAGTTADPSIQNSPNRNLQWFQLRVTAQQFYSKGWFRPGYYVEAVFSNQPVFRNYFGTVVNAPAFLPLQDSRTVILENFRAFNYLAFGLRHAIIIKPRTLDWRLDGYLFKPIEYIRQGANQEAVIDSELTKVFFAATTGPVYHSPIGPVSLSLNYYDDKENRLGVMLHVGFLLFNKHVFE